ATGATTTATCATACCTATCgtgtcaattttgaaaaagtatgcTTTTCATTTCTAGTGTCAATGCCTTGGCTTAAACTCTGGACCAGTCATTGGTGAGGCAAATAGCTTTTACCTATTCTCTACAACTCCTATCTGTAGCAATCAATATCAGGATCTACATTAAGTTGATGTGATTTGAATCAGATCGTCGGAACCACGATCAATCAAtcacctggtttcaattttagaTTCTTGTCGCACTCCACAGAGGCAATTCGGGTTTCGTTTAATCACAGCACTATTATTAAGACCCCAAAATAGCAGTGAGATCAAGAAGAGCCAAGTCAACCTCCTCATGGTGGAAATCAGTCTCCAAACAAAAGATTCGAACTCGAGCGTTTTATGTAAATTTTCACACAAATCATTTGGAGTCTCGCCATCGCAATTGACCTGTCATGTCATGCTCTGTTTTTACCCAAAGGCCTTGAAATGGAGCCGCGTGTTTTGATCTGACACCCAGGTCGTAAAATATGAGACGAATgacaataaaaatgataacCTTCGGGGCCTGATGGCATGAGCAATGAATTGTTCAAATCATTTATTCAGCGATTCTAGGAATTTATGCTAGACGGATAAAAGTCGCAAACGCTCGTCAtcgtgatggtgatggtggccAACTAAAACGAAAAAAGACCCAACATTGTCATCGGTTATCTACTACTAGTTAGCTCGTTCACGTTACCCACAAAGAAAATACTAGTGCCGGGGCGAGTGctctgattttttgactttttgctggATTCAcagagtccggactcgagtcttttactgcAGTCAATTCTAACAAGAAGACTCGTCTTGCAAAATTCTAGGAAAGAATgaatattgttttcttttttcatttttttgacgagcTAATTTCTCCAAAACTCTCCGGGCTCGGGTCCGAACCCGCCCCAGCACTCGAAAATACATTCACTGCTCAAGTGAGTGGATTTTAATTTTGGGTGATATCTACAAGCTACTTGCAAGATTCAATCTTTTAAAGACATCATCAGAAAATCACTCGAAGCACTTCTTACCAAAGAGCTCGACCAACATCATGGCAAGAAATCCAATGACTAATGCTGTCAACTGCAAGAACCCATTGACATCCTTTTGTCTCTCTCGTTGGAGAATCTCGAACACCACCACATATAAAATGGTGCCGGCCGAGAGGGCTAAtaaaagatagaaaaaaatgtcaattctaAAACtgtgatttcaaattttaagagGGCTCTCCTTACCTTGAAGTGTGCCCACGGTGAAGGCATAGGAGGCGGTTTCAGATTGAGCTTCATTGATACCAATACCAATACCAACGCCCAATGGACTGAAGATGGCGAATGTTATGAGATACAATAACATGAGCTTCATATTTGTCCGATTGGCCATGAGCTCcaagccaaaacaaaatgcaatcacAAACTTATGTAAAGCAACGCCTGCAATTGAAAGATGTACCGTATATGGGGATCAATTGACTCGCGCAAACAACAGCTATTGGCGGATCGTTTTGCCCTTTGATTGAATTAGAGGCCTTGTCACTAGATCAAATGACCTCCCAGTAGTGAAGAAGTTGCGTTAGAAGTGGCTCGGCTCTTCCTTCATCCGCTTATGAATTTGTACCTGCAAACAATTTCCAGACGTCCGTGGTTTCCTCTTCGATCCCAATGGCCAAGCCTTCAAAGACTGCATGCAGAGTTAGAGCCAACATTGTCATGAAGTCCCTCAGGGCTCGAAATTTAGCCCCCGTGAAAATACTTTCTTTCTGAGGATGTTCTTGGGGAAACGTATCGTAACTCTTTGCACTTGAGATCGACCCTGGAAGAAAGGGTTTGGTAAGGTGGTGAACTTATGAAAGCTAATTTTCCATAACTTaccatgttttcttttcaaagaatCTTCTTCATTCCCAGGACTAATCTCGACCAAGTCATTATGATTGGATTGGCAGGTTATGGAATGAGTGCCGCTAAACAAAGAAATCAGAAAAACGACATTGCATGATCTGAAGTCCAAAGGTTTGAGTATTGCAGTACTCACTGATTTTCTTGATCCCCATGAGAACGAGTAGTGGGGAGTTCCGGAGTATGGTGATGAGTACCCGAGCAAGCAAAGGCCAGCTCTTCAATTAGATATACCAAGAAGAACCCAACGCAAGTTAAAATCTCGGCCACAGGTTTCTCATCTAGGTCGACGCCGGATCCGGTGAAGGTTTCACGTACCTATCAAACTCAAGTTTGTGGATCACGGGGCCTTGATTTAGTACAGATAATGAAGTGCACTCACCTCTGGCAGCATATGAATGACACTGATTGCAATGAGGACACCTCCGCCAAAACAGAGTAAATTAGAGATGATGGACCTTTGGATTTTACTCTCCTGGGAGAGATACCTAAACAGACCGATGGCCAGTACACTCAATAGGAAGGAAACCACGCCCAAAAGGgccattgaaatgattttggcCGTCAAAAGAGAGTCCATTGCGTTTTGAGTTTCTCTGAAAATTGATAGGTATGAGTGACATTATCTGGAATGTTGTGGTCAACAATTCTGTGGTACCCTTACCTTCGCTACTGCAACCCCACAGGGATATTGATGAGTAAATCGAGATGCAAACAACCTTATGTAGGTGAGCTTAATCTCTTTATTGCTTGTGCAATGCTGGATTCGTTATCAGAGTTGGCAAACCTCGTTTGATGTTGTCAAGTCAGCTTCTTGGGCTTGTGGTAGATTTGAAATTCCTGAGACACATTAAAATTACTATATCCATCTTACACCCTGACCTACAAGAGAAGGTGATATTGACCTTTGAccggaaaaaaatctcaaatgatTTCTGGCACCAAGTAGCAAGAAGATACTCAGTTTTGCCTAACAGGAAAACATCTTGATCAGAGGCAGTAGAATAATCTGATGTGATGTGTGCTCAGGGGTTTCAGCTATGGCGtggaaaatcatgaaattgaagagAGATCTTTCAGTAAGGATCCTTGAGATCAAGGTCTAACGAATCCTACTCCTACTGATTCCCATCTGGCCCCTATGCAAGAGTCCAAGAGTACTTACAAGTGATGCATTCATAGCTGAGGTCTGACTAAGCACTGAGTTTAAGAAGCAGACAAActcctccccccctccccctaaCTTCCACAAAATCAACGCCTTCCCTCCCCCCTTGGAACAAGTTGTAAGAAGCTGCCAAACTCCACCCCACTCCCCCTAACTCCCACAAAATCAACGCCTTCCCTCCCCCCTTGGAACAAGCGACCAATGGCAAAGGTTAGGGCTTCTTGGATGCCCTTAAGGGCAAGATCCTAGAAGGTCATGTAGTCTCCTGTCATTCCAAGTCTCGGAACGAGGGCTGCTTTAGAACTCGTGCCCAACCTTGGGTCTTCATTCGTGTACCCTTTTCTCGTTTTAATTGGGAGCCACAACAAGGGCTCTTCAAACGAAACTGCAGATTTTCCGGTTTGATACCCATCGTCAATCCTAAATACCTcgcaaacatttttcaataaatacTGAGGAGATTGAGAAACCCTGCCATTTTGTTTCGATACTGGGGCGCAAAAAAGTAGCCAAGGATATTTTCGAAAATAATCCTACAAAATGTATGAAGCTTGATGCAAATGTATTTTATGAACGTATCAAGTCCTATTGTTCCGGTTGAAGTCGTTAAAAAGCTtgatgtactcgtatgtacttGAGAATCTGCGATTGTGAAACACCCTGTGTACGCATACTTTTAATAAACTAGATTAATCCAGTACACTCGTTACATAACTAAGCGCTGAATTATTAGTAacgatgaaatgaaattgagataATGGATATCAAGCCCCAAATTCACTATTAGATAAATTAATAATTTTCAGGaatactttgatcatgatgagaTACTGTCAGCAACTAGTCTTAGGGTTTGCatcttaaaaaatgaactgttTCATGAGAATTCAGTTCCTCAGGTTTTGGGCAAGCAAAACCTtcttttcaccaggacctgggcaagaGACACAGGACATTGATAGTCAGTATTGTTACGGAGACCAAGGTGCAACACTGTTACTATGAAATGTCGACAATAAGCAATGGAATATCGACTAGTAGGAGAGAATGAACTCCTAATTTCTGGCACGCTTAGATCAAACTCTTCGCTTGAAAACTGGACTCTGGGGAGTTGTTTTAACATTGAgcatttccattctttttgaccaaattccNNNNNNNNNNNNNNNNNNNNNNNNNNNNNNNNNNNNNNNNNNNNNNNNNNNNNNNNNNNNNNNNNNNNNNNNNNNNNNNNNNNNNNNNNNNNNNNNNNNNNNNNNNNNNNNNNNNNNNNNNNNNNNNNNNNNNNNNNNNNNNNNNNNNNNNNNNNNNNNNNNNNNNNNNNNNNNNNNNNNNNNNNNNNNNNNNNNNNNNNNNNNNNNNNNNNNNNNNNNNNNNNNNNNNNNNNNNNNNNNNNNNNNNNNNNNNNNNNNNNNNNNNNNNNNNNNNNNNNNNNNNNNNNNNNNNNNNNNNNNNNNNNNNNNNNNNNNNNNNNNNNNNNNNNNNNNNNNNNNNNNNNNNNNNNNNNNNNNNNNNNNNNNNNNNNNNNNNNNNNNNNNNNNNNNNNNNNNNNNNNNNNNNNNNNNNNNNNNNNNNNNNNNNNNNNNNNNNNNNNNNNNNNNNNNNNNNNNNNNNNNNNNNNNNNNNNNNNNNNNNNNNNNNNNNNNNNNNNNNNNNNNNNNNNNNNNNNNNNNNNNNNNNNNNNNNNNNNNNNNNNNNNNNNNNNNNNNNNNNNNNNNNNNNNNNNNNNNNNNNNNNNNNNNNNNNNNNNNNNNNNNNNNNNNNNNNNNNNNNNNNNNNNNNNNNNNNNNNNNNNNNNNNNNNNNNNNNNNNNNNNNNNNNNNNNNNNNNNNNNNNNNNNNNNNNNNNNNNNNNNNNNNNNNNNNNNNNNNNNNNNNNNNNNNNNNNNNNNNNNNNNNNNNNNNNNNNNNNNNNNNNNNNNNNNNNNNNNNNNNNNNNNNNNNNNNNNNNNNNNNNNNNNNNNNNNNNNNNNNNNNNNNNNNNNNNNNNNNNNNNNNNNNNNNNNNNNNNNNNNNNNNNNNNNNNNNNNNNNNNNNNNNNNNNNNNNNNNNNNNNNNNNNNNNNNNNNNNNNNNNNNNNNNNNNNNNNNNNNNNNNNNNNNNNNNNNNNNNNNNNNNNNNNNNNNNNNNNNNAGTTAAGCGCCTCTTCAATCGATTCCAACACATTGATTGCGATGGCCGTGGTTATCTCTTGCgaagtgattttgaaaacattaacGAGGTgagatttccaaaaaaatgttagttTAAATGGTTTGATTGCACACTGAGTTTTCGCAAATTGCAAATCGCAAAAGGCCCCTAGAATATNNNNNNNNNNNNNNNNNNNNNNNNNNNNNNNNNNNTACAGTATCAGAtccctttcgtaccttctctgagtactgtacaatcccaacttttttagtctctcccaatatgagagctctctcaatcctgtgatgttcctagtgaaacatttttggacttgctcgaccttttgcaaacctgctgaactcattggagcccaaatgggcgaggcatattcaagattaTTCATTATTCATGATTTGAGGAAATCAAAATTATCACAATAGTAAGCAATTGTCAAAACTTCGTAGATCTAGCCTGTGCTACggttaaaaaaataaaaatattcattaCCAATTGCTCATTCGTTGAAATTGTGTTGCAATTTTACAATGTCAAAACCATGAGCTTTGGTGTATAATTTTGTGATATCGTGAAAATATGTCTTATAAGGGGGAAAGGGGCGTGTGGAAACATGACATCCGTTGACACTTGTCCAAGATGTTTTTTCATTATATTTGAGAAATGATGAACAAATATTAAAAATCGGGTCctttttcgccatttttttgTGGAAACAGCTCAaagaggagaatcgaacttgggatctctctctctctctctcttaataaattggcaaaaacCACCCCACTACTTctcctttcaaatttcaaatgtccaTTTTGAGTAGTGGGTCAGAACTGTGGCGTACCTTATGAACAGCCCTACAATTCATGTTTGAGATCAGTTGTTTGGAAAATCTAAAGCAATATATTGAAATAACTTTGTAGAATTATTTTTCTATAAATgtccatttttgccattttgttgaACATTAtgagatttttcttcttcagagCTTATATGAAGTCTTTATAGAAAAAATCGTGCTTATTTCTCCCATCTCTAATGAAAAGAAGGCATCTCACCACCAGGAAGTGGGATGTCTTGCTTGAAACTaaatttttttgatattatttTTGACACATAAGTCAtacctttccaaaacaattgtTATCCAGGCTTTGCCCTTGCCGGCCTGTTTTGAGGTAAAAATGAAAACCTGTCCAACTCGGAGCCATTCCAAAAAACCTAGCAACAAAATACACCGCCCTCAAATCTCAACTGAAGTCTTCGATGGTCAGCTTACACTTCCCTTCTCACTTTGTGAGCAGACCGGCACGGTGGTGAAGGTGCCTGAATTTGTTGTGACTGAAATACTCAAACAGATCTTTTCATATTGAGATTGTTGAGGCCTCATTGATCTTTCTGTACTCTTCATTGTTTACTTACGTAGGTGTAGTTTTGATATATGCAAAATGAGCTTTTGAAATGGGAGGAGACGTGACGTAGTGGTTGGTGTAGTTTTTTAACGTAAGACAGGTCcttggttcgaatctcctctccgaccttttgccaaaagaaacttgtagacgctaaccacacccgcaaacggagaaccaaaactgatactgGACACGAATCTGCCTAACAGAATTTGGAAATATACGATGTGATTGCTGGCTTTCCTGGCCGGGCAACCCTAGCACCtctaacaaaaaaaagaagtagcGTCATGTTGTTTAATGTTGTCATTAAATTGAAAATCGTTATTGTATGGGTATTTGAGGTCACATATAACTGGGGTATTTTGGAGCTCACGCCAATGAATCCGAATCATTTAATCTCATTTACTAATGAGTAggactaagaaaaaaatggttctaAACAGCAAAAAGATGGCAAAattatttctaaaaaaaaacacacatttttgaaacatgtaATACCATGAATGCTTTTTGCCAAGGGAagtcattttggcaaaatacttcactttttttatttctcatattgtttgatttttgaggaTATTCAAAGACATTTGACCAGGGTGAAATAATGTTTTGATTGTTACAAAGCTTTACTGTACTTCCGTCTTTGGTATTTTAGGTGCTAGAGTTGAGCCACATCTTACAAGGGAGGCCAACCATTACATCTTTTGTGCATTGTCCTGATAAGCATTGCCATAGTCCATATCAGGTTGTTTCTCCCTCTGATTGATATATAGTTTATTGACCAAATAACTAAGACAATTATTGGTACTGTGACGTTAATGAAGAGCCCCAAACACTAGATATAATAGTATTATGATATGGTCTGTTGACGACCTTCATTATTAGAAAAAGCAATACTATTATCTCATTTTATTGAGATATTTCATAGATGCTTTAGGCTCTGAAATTATGCTTCTCCTTTCTTTGTCCAGGCCTGGAGTGAATGACTATGTAAATAAGTGTGAATAATCAAGTAAACCAAGAACTAAAATGGAAACAGACCGCTAGATGTCGCGATCCTTGAGAAAGACACCTATAGATCAATAAATAAAGCTTTGAAATCGAACTTGAAAGGGCTCATTCAAATAATTTCTCGAGCTCCTAGTTTTCACGAATCAAGTTTTTGAATTCTAGTGTTAAAACGACatctaatctgagctagaattcGAATGAGAAACATCATCAAAGCTTTGCGTGGTAAAAAGTGCTGAGTCTTGTTGGGGCAATTCTCTCAAAGCTTGATAAGACTCTTAACCACCGTGACGTGAGAGATGAGATAAGACGAAGAGAGGCGACATTCTTATCCAAAATCTCAGCTTTCGTCTTTGGAGTCTCACATGAGCTTCGAAAGGAGGAAGAATGTCATGGAGCTCAGAAATAGATTGTACATATTTCTATGACTAAAGGGGTCCAATTCTCCGCGAATTCAAGTAGAAACAAAATGTTGAACCACATTTCCTGTTTTGCCCATATTAGtactttggctttttttgttttaaaaaggtTAACATCCGGCAACAAGGTTTGAACAACTCCTGGTTTCAGGCGTTTGAATGCGCCAGTTATTGCTGgtatttttctgcaaaagtttAGGT
This genomic interval from Tigriopus californicus strain San Diego chromosome 6, Tcal_SD_v2.1, whole genome shotgun sequence contains the following:
- the LOC131882291 gene encoding zinc transporter ZIP1-like, which gives rise to MDSLLTAKIISMALLGVVSFLLSVLAIGLFRYLSQESKIQRSIISNLLCFGGGVLIAISVIHMLPEVRETFTGSGVDLDEKPVAEILTCVGFFLVYLIEELAFACSGTHHHTPELPTTRSHGDQENHGTHSITCQSNHNDLVEISPGNEEDSLKRKHGSISSAKSYDTFPQEHPQKESIFTGAKFRALRDFMTMLALTLHAVFEGLAIGIEEETTDVWKLFAGVALHKFVIAFCFGLELMANRTNMKLMLLYLITFAIFSPLGVGIGIGINEAQSETASYAFTVGTLQALSAGTILYVVVFEILQRERQKDVNGFLQLTALVIGFLAMMLVELFVGHHHHHDDERLRLLSV